GCTGCTAAAGCAATGTTAGAAGTGATAGCAACGCATAGAGGTTACCCTCAACTTCCAGCACCACCTGCGCAATCACCTCTGAGAACACCCTTGCCACCGGTAATTCCAGAAATAGAAAGACTACCACCGAACGTGCCATTTGTTAATGCCGTAGGTGCTTTAAAAGTAAGATATGTTTTTGAGCTTTTATTCATGGATTATTGTAAACATATTACATAATATGTTGATGCACATATTTACATATTGATCTGTATATTGTAGGAATTATGTGTTGAGAACAGTTTACAGGAGCCTGATTATATACAAATTAGCGATGTTGGACCACCTCATAGAAAAGTTTTTACTTTTGAATGTATAGTAGCAAATTTTAAAGAAGTTGGAGTTGCGAGAACAAAGAAGCAAGCTAAACAAGAAGCTGCGAAGAAGATGTTGCATAAGTTATCGGACCTAGTAGCTGATTTGAACGTGACAGAGTTCATAGATGAAAAATCGCAAGGCAATGGAGAGGAAAGTGAAGCTAATTCAATTGCAAAATCTCGTTATCCAACATTGTCAAGGTTACCAACCACGAAAAAAATTAACTTAGGTTTTAAGTTATCCGAATATCACACTAAAGTGAAAGATTTCTTGGATATTGATGCGTGTACCGATTATGCCAAGAAATTAGAATCACTCATTCCTGAAGATCATAGTAATATTACAAAAGAATTTGTACAAGAAGTTCAATTAAGTTTGAAAGATCTCTTGTCGACTATAAATTTAGAACTTACGTTTTCAGTTTTGGGAACCCTGAAAGAAAATTCTCATGCTGTGGCTGTAAAAGTTAATACTTCTCCTGAGATTGTACAAATTGCAGTAGGCTGTACAGAAGAAAATGCTACGTTTTGTGCATTACTGCGGCTAATTAACTTTTTGCTAATATTATTAAAGTAAAActggaatttttaaatataagaCAAATCAGGGACACTGCTAATAAGATGTTGATTACTATGTACATTATAAGAATAAGTTGAGAAACAAAGTTGAATATATTGCAAACACTTGTTGAAAGAAATCTTTAATTTATCATATAAACTTTAGAGACTTTAATTACTACCTTTACTGTTTGTAATATCATCTATTTTTCCATTACATTACTATTATCTGCCTTTTAAATTGTATTCAATAATTGTGGAAAAAATCCGACAAAAAGATATACGACTTAGTTATTTTAGTCAATTCCACTTCATAGAATACAGTTTAGGTAGAATAAAGTAAACACATATAATTGC
The sequence above is drawn from the Lasioglossum baleicum chromosome 8, iyLasBale1, whole genome shotgun sequence genome and encodes:
- the LOC143211084 gene encoding interferon-inducible double-stranded RNA-dependent protein kinase activator A homolog isoform X1 codes for the protein MYDLENEIWCSSITKHCNRDQGANCEDRYNMIKTPVSILQEMMVKEQTVPNYELIYDGGGTHMNTFTYQVTCDGLRAIGTGRSKKDAKHEAAKAMLEVIATHRGYPQLPAPPAQSPLRTPLPPVIPEIERLPPNVPFVNAVGALKELCVENSLQEPDYIQISDVGPPHRKVFTFECIVANFKEVGVARTKKQAKQEAAKKMLHKLSDLVADLNVTEFIDEKSQGNGEESEANSIAKSRYPTLSRLPTTKKINLGFKLSEYHTKVKDFLDIDACTDYAKKLESLIPEDHSNITKEFVQEVQLSLKDLLSTINLELTFSVLGTLKENSHAVAVKVNTSPEIVQIAVGCTEENATFCALLRLINFLLILLK
- the LOC143211084 gene encoding RISC-loading complex subunit tarbp2 isoform X3: MYDLENEIWCSSITKHCNRDQGANCEDRYNMIKTPVSILQEMMVKEQTVPNYELIYDGGGTHMNTFTYQVTCDGLRAIGTGRSKKDAKHEAAKAMLEVIATHRGYPQLPAPPAQSPLRTPLPPVIPEIERLPPNVPFVNAVGALKELCVENSLQEPDYIQISDVGPPHRKVFTFECIVANFKEVGVARTKKQAKQEAAKKMLHKLSDLVADLNVTEFIDEKSQGNGEESEANSIAKSRYPTLSSFGNPERKFSCCGCKS
- the LOC143211084 gene encoding interferon-inducible double-stranded RNA-dependent protein kinase activator A homolog isoform X2, which gives rise to MIKTPVSILQEMMVKEQTVPNYELIYDGGGTHMNTFTYQVTCDGLRAIGTGRSKKDAKHEAAKAMLEVIATHRGYPQLPAPPAQSPLRTPLPPVIPEIERLPPNVPFVNAVGALKELCVENSLQEPDYIQISDVGPPHRKVFTFECIVANFKEVGVARTKKQAKQEAAKKMLHKLSDLVADLNVTEFIDEKSQGNGEESEANSIAKSRYPTLSRLPTTKKINLGFKLSEYHTKVKDFLDIDACTDYAKKLESLIPEDHSNITKEFVQEVQLSLKDLLSTINLELTFSVLGTLKENSHAVAVKVNTSPEIVQIAVGCTEENATFCALLRLINFLLILLK